The Aeromicrobium senzhongii genome includes a window with the following:
- a CDS encoding tetratricopeptide repeat protein has translation MTIWMKPTLTEESIAAMEPLDAFRYAEELLDSRFPREAVRVLSPLAELEPNNAAVWELLGRAHFAAAHLGPAEDAFRTLTSLEPTSAWAHTALGLALDRQSRHREGAVHHRLAAAMGASDRDGTRVALVDRPGT, from the coding sequence ATGACCATCTGGATGAAGCCGACGCTGACCGAGGAGTCGATCGCGGCGATGGAGCCGCTGGACGCCTTCCGTTACGCCGAGGAACTGCTCGACTCGCGCTTCCCGCGTGAGGCCGTGCGCGTCCTGAGCCCGCTCGCCGAGCTCGAGCCGAACAACGCCGCCGTGTGGGAGCTGCTCGGCCGCGCCCACTTCGCCGCCGCCCATCTGGGCCCGGCCGAGGACGCGTTCCGGACGCTGACCTCGCTGGAGCCGACCAGCGCCTGGGCGCATACCGCGTTGGGCCTGGCCCTCGACCGGCAGAGCCGGCACCGGGAGGGTGCGGTCCATCACCGCCTCGCCGCGGCGATGGGCGCCAGCGACCGCGACGGCACGCGGGTCGCCCTGGTCGACCGCCCCGGTACCTGA
- a CDS encoding cystathionine gamma-synthase produces MTDETQQGFSTRAIHAGQEPDPRTGAVNIPIYASSTFAQDGVGGMREGFEYARTGNPTRRALEANLAALDGGAYGRAFSSGMAATDTALRAILRPGDHLVIPDDAYGGTFRLIDKVFSQWGIDHTPVAVNDTEALRAAITDRTKLVWIETPTNPLLNIADIAASAEIAHAAGAKVLVDSTFASPYLQQPLALGADIVLHSSTKYLGGHSDVVGGALVTNDPELDAAFAFLQNGAGGVPGPFDAYLVMRGIKTLAVRMERHCDNAEAVVEMLTAHPAVSEVRYPGLADHPGHEVAARQMRRFGGMISLRLAGGREAALDLCARTKVFTLAESLGGIESLIEHPGAMTHASTAGSQLEVPEDLVRLSVGIEDIEDLLADLEQALA; encoded by the coding sequence ATGACCGACGAGACGCAGCAGGGCTTCTCCACCCGGGCGATCCACGCCGGGCAGGAGCCCGACCCGCGCACCGGTGCGGTCAACATCCCGATCTACGCCAGCTCGACGTTCGCCCAGGACGGTGTCGGCGGCATGCGCGAGGGGTTCGAGTACGCCCGTACGGGCAACCCCACCCGCCGGGCACTCGAGGCCAACCTGGCCGCGCTCGACGGCGGTGCGTACGGCCGGGCGTTCTCGTCGGGCATGGCGGCGACCGACACGGCGCTGCGTGCGATCCTGCGCCCGGGCGACCACCTGGTGATCCCCGACGACGCCTACGGCGGCACGTTCCGGTTGATCGACAAGGTGTTCTCGCAGTGGGGCATCGACCACACGCCGGTGGCCGTCAACGACACCGAGGCCCTGCGCGCCGCGATCACCGACCGCACCAAGCTGGTGTGGATCGAGACGCCCACCAACCCGCTGCTGAACATCGCCGACATCGCGGCCTCGGCCGAGATCGCGCACGCCGCGGGCGCGAAGGTCCTGGTGGACAGCACGTTCGCCTCGCCGTACCTGCAGCAGCCGCTGGCCCTGGGCGCCGACATCGTCCTGCACTCGTCGACGAAGTACCTTGGCGGTCACAGCGACGTCGTCGGCGGTGCGCTCGTCACGAACGACCCCGAGCTCGACGCCGCGTTCGCGTTCCTGCAGAACGGCGCCGGCGGCGTGCCCGGTCCCTTCGACGCCTACCTCGTCATGCGCGGCATCAAGACGCTCGCCGTGCGCATGGAGCGTCACTGCGACAACGCCGAGGCCGTCGTCGAGATGCTGACGGCGCACCCCGCCGTCAGTGAGGTGCGCTACCCCGGCCTGGCCGACCACCCGGGTCACGAGGTCGCGGCCCGGCAGATGCGCCGCTTCGGCGGCATGATCTCGCTGCGCCTCGCCGGCGGCCGCGAGGCGGCCCTCGACCTGTGCGCGCGCACGAAGGTGTTCACCCTGGCCGAGAGCCTCGGTGGCATCGAGTCGCTCATCGAGCACCCCGGCGCCATGACGCACGCGTCGACCGCCGGTTCCCAGCTCGAGGTGCCCGAGGACCTCGTCCGGCTGTCCGTCGGCATCGAGGACATCGAGGACCTGCTGGCCGACCTCGAGCAGGCCCTGGCCTGA
- a CDS encoding cystathionine beta-synthase yields MTIANHVVDLIGDTPLVRLNSVVPEGGATVAAKLEYLNPGGSSKDRIAVKMVDEAEASGALKPGGTIVEPTSGNTGVGLALVAQQRGYSCVFVCPDKVSEDKRNTLKAYGARVVVCPTAVPPEHPDSYYNVSDRLVREIEGAWKPDQYSNPAGPASHYETSGPEIWKATEGRVTHFVAGVGTGGTITGVGRFLKEQNPDIKIIGADPEGSVYSGGTGRPYLVEGVGEDFWPSAYDPSVVDEIIAVSDADSFDMTRRLAREEGLLVGGSCGMAVVAAARVAERLTPDDLVVVLLPDGGRGYLSKIFNDDWMASYGFLRTPLSGDAMDLRVIDILRRKSGDLPALVHTHPSETVRDAIEILREYNVSQMPVVGPEPPVVIGEVAGSVSERELVSAVFEGRAQLTDAVAEHMERPLPIIGSGEDLAAALDMFKGNDALMVVDEGKPLGVLTRHDLLGVHV; encoded by the coding sequence ATGACCATCGCGAACCACGTGGTCGACCTCATCGGCGACACTCCCCTAGTCCGGCTGAACTCCGTCGTACCCGAGGGTGGCGCGACCGTCGCCGCCAAGCTCGAGTACCTGAACCCCGGAGGCAGCTCCAAGGACCGCATCGCGGTCAAGATGGTCGACGAGGCCGAGGCGTCCGGCGCCCTCAAGCCCGGCGGCACCATCGTCGAGCCGACCTCCGGCAACACCGGCGTCGGCCTGGCGCTCGTCGCGCAGCAGCGCGGATACTCCTGCGTCTTCGTCTGCCCCGACAAGGTCAGCGAGGACAAGCGCAACACGCTCAAGGCCTACGGCGCCCGCGTGGTCGTGTGCCCCACGGCCGTCCCGCCGGAGCACCCGGACTCGTACTACAACGTCTCCGACCGCCTCGTCCGCGAGATCGAGGGCGCCTGGAAGCCCGACCAGTACTCGAACCCGGCCGGCCCTGCCAGCCACTACGAGACCTCGGGCCCCGAGATCTGGAAGGCCACCGAGGGCAGGGTCACGCACTTCGTGGCCGGTGTCGGCACCGGTGGCACGATCACCGGCGTCGGCCGCTTCCTCAAGGAGCAGAACCCCGACATCAAGATCATCGGCGCCGATCCCGAGGGCTCGGTCTACTCCGGCGGCACCGGTCGCCCGTACCTGGTCGAGGGCGTCGGTGAGGACTTCTGGCCCAGCGCCTACGACCCGAGCGTCGTCGACGAGATCATCGCGGTCTCGGATGCCGACTCGTTCGACATGACGCGTCGCCTGGCGCGTGAGGAGGGCCTGCTCGTCGGCGGCTCGTGCGGCATGGCCGTCGTCGCCGCCGCGCGCGTGGCCGAGCGCCTGACTCCCGACGATCTGGTCGTCGTCCTGCTGCCCGACGGTGGCCGCGGCTACCTGTCGAAGATCTTCAACGACGACTGGATGGCCTCGTACGGCTTCTTGCGCACGCCCCTGTCGGGCGACGCGATGGACCTGCGCGTCATCGACATCCTGCGGCGCAAGAGCGGCGATCTGCCGGCGCTGGTCCACACGCACCCGTCCGAGACGGTGCGCGACGCGATCGAGATCCTGCGCGAGTACAACGTCTCGCAGATGCCCGTCGTGGGCCCCGAGCCGCCGGTCGTGATCGGCGAGGTCGCGGGCAGCGTCAGCGAGCGTGAGCTCGTCAGCGCCGTCTTCGAGGGACGCGCGCAGCTGACCGACGCCGTCGCCGAGCACATGGAGCGCCCGCTGCCGATCATCGGCTCGGGCGAGGATCTCGCCGCGGCCCTGGACATGTTCAAGGGCAACGACGCGCTCATGGTCGTCGACGAGGGCAAGCCGCTCGGCGTCCTAACCCGCCACGACCTGTTGGGAGTGCACGTATGA
- a CDS encoding TM2 domain-containing protein — protein sequence MTTTPPEDPRPDPDPGAGDHDPTVRFGATPPPPPPPPPAAGWAVPGAPYGVDPKTGLPYSDKSKIVAGLLQMLIPLGIGRMYTGHTSMGVAQLLVTLFTCGIGAVWPFIDGIILLVSDPRDANGRPLRS from the coding sequence ATGACCACGACTCCGCCCGAGGACCCGCGACCGGACCCGGACCCCGGCGCGGGTGACCACGACCCCACCGTGCGCTTCGGTGCCACACCGCCTCCCCCGCCTCCGCCTCCCCCGGCGGCGGGGTGGGCGGTGCCGGGCGCGCCGTACGGCGTCGACCCCAAGACCGGCCTGCCGTACTCGGACAAGTCCAAGATCGTCGCCGGCCTGCTGCAAATGCTGATACCCCTGGGAATCGGCAGGATGTACACGGGCCACACCAGCATGGGCGTCGCCCAGTTGCTGGTCACGCTGTTCACCTGCGGTATCGGCGCAGTGTGGCCGTTCATCGACGGCATCATCCTGCTCGTCTCCGACCCGCGTGACGCGAACGGCCGACCGCTGCGATCCTGA
- the secD gene encoding protein translocase subunit SecD translates to MSSKTNLWRGLICLAVIIGAAAVALTMKPNLGLDLRGGTQITLEAKSTDRVKADAEATDRALEVLRGRVDGLGVSEPTLARTGENRIIIELPNVQDPSKAAEVIGQTASLEFREVMAPATAETKPGKGEVVLPDEQGQELLLGPVAFDGNGISDAEAAMPQNSIGDWVVNVQFNKTGRTPWSNLVASACQNPAAGNRIAIVLDNEVISSPGIVPELCAGGGGSSTSITGDFTQTEAQDLAVLIKGGALPVPVEIIDQRTVGPTLGAAAIDASINASIIGLLLTGLFIIFIYRLTGVMATIALTVYALISYGALVLMGATLTLPGLAGFVLAIGLAIDANVLVYERAREEYHENPKAGLLSALTTGFSKAWSAIIDSNVTTILAALLLFFLSAGPVKGFGITLTIGVIASMFSALVVARWLTEWLVKRKWIRNHPQASGIGGISSVRRWLNEHGPYLVRRAGMWVVISLGVAGVMIAGILVRGLDLGVEFAGGRQLEYSTAKAVTPDQAREAVTEAGFPEAVVQSSSADGGENISVRLPKIDETEAEKVRSSIEQVGGKTVQVASNTIDPTLGKELRNKALLAFLIAVAAQMAYLAWRFRWTWAAAAIVSMASVVLAVVGVFAWWGKPIDGVFLAAILSIIGLAVNDSIVVLDRIRERTRTADIPLREMVNEAILSTLPRTINTAMGATFILAALMVLGGDSLRDFSIAVLLGLLFGHFSTVFTASTLGLLLEEKWPYNPDKDPRKTVDPYAHVVDGRGMPEDGGAVV, encoded by the coding sequence ATGTCTTCCAAGACCAATCTCTGGCGAGGTCTGATCTGCCTGGCCGTCATCATCGGCGCCGCGGCCGTGGCCCTGACCATGAAGCCCAACCTCGGCCTCGACCTGCGCGGCGGCACGCAGATCACCCTCGAGGCCAAGTCCACCGATCGCGTCAAGGCCGATGCCGAGGCCACCGATCGGGCCCTCGAGGTCCTGCGCGGACGCGTCGACGGCCTCGGTGTCTCCGAGCCGACGCTGGCCCGCACCGGCGAGAACCGGATCATCATCGAGCTGCCGAACGTGCAGGATCCCTCGAAGGCCGCCGAGGTCATCGGCCAGACCGCCAGCCTCGAGTTCCGTGAGGTGATGGCTCCCGCCACCGCGGAGACCAAGCCCGGCAAGGGCGAGGTCGTCCTGCCCGACGAGCAGGGTCAGGAGCTGCTGCTCGGCCCCGTCGCGTTCGACGGCAACGGCATCAGCGACGCCGAGGCCGCGATGCCGCAGAACAGCATCGGCGACTGGGTCGTCAACGTGCAGTTCAACAAGACCGGCCGCACCCCCTGGAGCAACCTGGTCGCCTCCGCGTGCCAGAACCCCGCCGCGGGCAACCGCATCGCGATCGTCCTCGACAACGAGGTCATCTCGTCCCCGGGCATCGTGCCCGAGCTCTGCGCCGGCGGCGGCGGCTCCAGCACCAGCATCACCGGCGACTTCACCCAGACCGAGGCGCAGGACCTCGCCGTGCTGATCAAGGGCGGCGCCCTCCCGGTCCCGGTCGAGATCATCGACCAGCGAACCGTCGGCCCGACGCTCGGCGCCGCCGCCATCGACGCCTCGATCAACGCCTCCATCATCGGTCTGCTGCTGACCGGCCTGTTCATCATCTTCATCTACCGGCTCACCGGCGTCATGGCGACGATCGCGTTGACCGTGTACGCCCTCATCTCCTACGGCGCCCTCGTGCTGATGGGTGCCACCCTGACCCTCCCGGGCCTGGCCGGCTTCGTGCTGGCGATCGGCCTGGCCATCGACGCCAACGTCCTGGTCTATGAACGAGCGCGCGAGGAGTACCACGAGAATCCGAAGGCCGGCCTGCTGTCGGCACTGACCACGGGCTTCTCCAAGGCCTGGTCCGCGATCATCGACTCCAACGTCACGACGATCCTGGCCGCCCTGCTGCTGTTCTTCCTCTCCGCCGGCCCCGTCAAGGGCTTCGGCATCACCTTGACCATCGGCGTCATCGCGTCGATGTTCTCGGCACTGGTCGTCGCCCGCTGGCTGACCGAGTGGCTGGTCAAGCGCAAGTGGATCCGCAACCACCCGCAGGCCAGCGGCATCGGCGGCATCTCCAGCGTGCGCCGCTGGTTGAACGAGCACGGTCCGTACCTGGTCCGCCGGGCCGGCATGTGGGTCGTCATCTCGCTCGGCGTCGCCGGCGTCATGATCGCCGGCATCCTGGTCCGCGGTCTGGACCTCGGCGTCGAGTTCGCCGGCGGCCGTCAGCTCGAGTACTCCACCGCCAAGGCCGTCACCCCCGACCAGGCCCGCGAGGCCGTCACCGAGGCCGGGTTCCCCGAGGCCGTCGTGCAGTCCTCGTCCGCCGACGGTGGCGAGAACATCTCGGTGCGTCTGCCCAAGATCGACGAGACCGAGGCGGAGAAGGTCCGCTCCTCGATCGAGCAGGTCGGTGGCAAGACCGTCCAGGTCGCCTCCAACACCATCGACCCGACCCTGGGCAAGGAGCTGCGCAACAAGGCGCTGCTGGCCTTCCTGATCGCCGTCGCGGCGCAGATGGCCTACCTCGCCTGGCGCTTCCGGTGGACGTGGGCCGCGGCCGCCATCGTCTCGATGGCGTCGGTCGTGCTCGCGGTCGTCGGCGTCTTCGCCTGGTGGGGCAAGCCGATCGACGGCGTGTTCCTGGCCGCGATCCTGTCGATCATCGGCCTGGCCGTGAACGACTCGATCGTCGTCCTCGACCGCATCCGAGAACGCACCCGCACCGCCGACATCCCGCTGCGCGAGATGGTCAACGAGGCGATCCTGTCGACCCTGCCGCGAACCATCAACACCGCCATGGGTGCGACGTTCATCCTCGCCGCGCTGATGGTGCTCGGTGGCGACTCGCTGCGTGACTTCTCGATCGCGGTGCTGCTGGGTCTGCTGTTCGGTCACTTCTCGACGGTCTTCACGGCGTCGACCCTCGGTCTGCTGCTCGAGGAGAAGTGGCCCTACAACCCGGACAAAGACCCGCGCAAGACGGTCGACCCGTACGCGCACGTCGTCGACGGGCGCGGCATGCCCGAGGACGGCGGTGCGGTCGTCTGA
- a CDS encoding aldo/keto reductase, producing the protein MTTRHVLGTSGIEVGPVGIGCNAFGARIDGDQVVAVVDAAFEQGVTFFDTADTYALGESETLLGAALKGRRDEVVIATKFGMDMQGRNGDDGGRRGSADYVRRAAEASLRRLGTDVIDLYQLHTPDPNTPVEETLGAMTRLVDEGKVRAIGCSNFTAWQLVDADWISRTADLAHFATAQNEYSLYNPAAEVELVPACVELGVGLLPYFPLAYGLLTGKYSRVSEPQEGTRLAGQRARWEGADWDRIEALQAFARERDITLLELAMGGLASRPAVASVIAGVSRPEQVASNVAAAAWVPTAEDTAALDELMAPQHSYTTFAPR; encoded by the coding sequence GTGACTACACGACATGTCCTGGGAACGAGTGGCATCGAGGTCGGCCCTGTGGGGATCGGCTGCAACGCATTCGGAGCGCGGATCGACGGCGATCAGGTGGTCGCGGTCGTGGACGCGGCCTTCGAGCAGGGGGTGACCTTCTTCGACACCGCCGACACCTACGCGCTCGGTGAGAGCGAGACCTTGCTCGGCGCCGCGCTGAAGGGTCGGCGTGACGAGGTCGTCATCGCGACGAAGTTCGGGATGGACATGCAGGGCCGCAACGGCGACGACGGCGGCCGCCGCGGCAGCGCCGACTACGTCCGCCGGGCCGCGGAGGCGAGCCTGCGCCGGCTCGGCACCGACGTGATCGACCTGTACCAACTGCACACGCCCGACCCGAACACTCCGGTCGAGGAGACGCTCGGGGCGATGACGCGACTGGTGGACGAGGGCAAGGTCCGCGCCATCGGCTGCTCGAACTTCACCGCGTGGCAGCTCGTCGACGCGGACTGGATCTCGCGCACGGCCGACCTCGCGCACTTCGCGACGGCTCAGAACGAGTACTCGCTCTACAACCCGGCCGCGGAGGTCGAGCTGGTCCCCGCCTGCGTCGAGCTCGGCGTGGGTCTGCTGCCGTACTTCCCGCTGGCCTACGGCCTGCTGACGGGGAAGTACTCGCGTGTCAGCGAGCCGCAGGAGGGCACTCGGCTCGCCGGCCAGCGGGCCCGCTGGGAGGGCGCGGACTGGGACCGGATCGAGGCGTTGCAGGCGTTCGCTCGTGAGCGCGACATCACCCTGCTCGAGCTCGCGATGGGCGGCCTCGCGTCGCGGCCGGCCGTGGCGTCGGTCATCGCCGGTGTCTCGCGTCCGGAGCAGGTGGCCTCGAACGTCGCGGCGGCCGCCTGGGTGCCGACGGCCGAGGACACGGCCGCACTCGACGAGCTGATGGCTCCGCAGCACTCGTACACGACGTTCGCGCCGCGCTGA
- a CDS encoding ribonuclease D, translated as MTTEHDEAPDQAPDESPEPALPRLGLREPLTPVVDTDDALARACAEISLGEGPIALDAERASGYRYSQRAYLVQVRREGSGTWLIDPIAFPDLTELGLAFGDSEWILHAATQDLPCLAEVGLRPASLFDTELAGRLLNLPRVGLAALVEHYLGMSLAKEFSAADWSTRPLPEPWLEYAALDVEVLLELREAVLADLVAAGKDGWAREEFDALLSFTGPPERKDPWRRTSSIHKIRSRRALAIVRSLWHARDAIAADRDVTPGRILPDSAIVALATHAPTSLGALKNDPTMRRRGPRRFLDDWYTAIETAEGLPEDELPTSGQRSDGPPPPRAWADKDPVAAARLVRVREVVTQIAEQHNLPAENLISPGVVRALAWQPPQDRDEDTIAAELRERGCRNWQIQLVAGPMAAALVDP; from the coding sequence CGAGGCGCCCGACCAGGCCCCCGATGAGTCCCCCGAGCCGGCACTGCCCCGACTCGGACTCCGCGAGCCGCTGACCCCCGTCGTGGACACCGACGACGCACTGGCCCGCGCCTGCGCCGAGATCTCGCTGGGCGAGGGGCCGATCGCCCTGGACGCCGAGCGAGCCTCGGGCTACCGCTACTCCCAGCGGGCGTACCTCGTGCAGGTGCGCCGCGAGGGCTCGGGCACCTGGCTGATCGATCCGATCGCGTTCCCCGACCTGACCGAGCTCGGCCTGGCCTTCGGCGACTCCGAGTGGATCCTGCACGCGGCCACCCAGGACCTGCCCTGCCTGGCCGAGGTCGGACTCCGTCCCGCCTCGCTGTTCGACACCGAGCTGGCCGGCCGACTGCTGAACCTGCCGCGCGTCGGCCTGGCCGCACTCGTCGAGCACTACCTGGGCATGAGCCTGGCCAAGGAGTTCTCGGCGGCCGACTGGTCGACCCGCCCCCTGCCCGAGCCGTGGCTCGAGTACGCCGCGCTCGACGTCGAGGTCCTGCTGGAGCTCCGCGAGGCGGTCCTGGCCGATCTCGTCGCCGCCGGCAAGGACGGCTGGGCACGCGAGGAGTTCGACGCCCTGCTGTCCTTCACGGGCCCGCCCGAGCGCAAGGACCCCTGGCGCCGCACCTCCAGCATCCACAAGATCCGCAGTCGTCGTGCGCTGGCCATCGTCCGGTCCCTGTGGCACGCCCGCGACGCCATCGCGGCCGACCGTGACGTCACTCCCGGGCGGATCCTGCCCGACTCGGCGATCGTGGCTCTCGCCACGCATGCGCCCACCTCGCTGGGCGCCCTCAAGAACGACCCCACGATGCGCCGTCGAGGCCCGCGACGCTTCCTCGACGACTGGTACACGGCCATCGAGACGGCCGAGGGACTTCCCGAGGACGAGCTGCCCACGTCGGGTCAGCGGTCCGACGGACCCCCTCCTCCGCGCGCCTGGGCCGACAAGGACCCGGTGGCCGCCGCCCGACTCGTGCGCGTCCGCGAGGTCGTCACGCAGATCGCCGAGCAGCACAACCTGCCGGCCGAGAACCTCATCTCCCCCGGCGTCGTGCGGGCCCTGGCCTGGCAGCCACCGCAGGACCGGGACGAGGACACCATCGCGGCAGAACTGCGTGAACGTGGCTGCCGCAACTGGCAGATCCAGTTGGTGGCCGGCCCCATGGCCGCCGCGCTCGTCGATCCCTGA